The nucleotide window GAGGAGCTCATGACGCGGAAGACTGGGCTGTTGAAGGCGAAATCGCATTAGAAGAAGGCCGTGTGCTTGCTGACGGGCAAGTCGATTTCTATGTCTGAAACGGTATATCTAAAGCGGCTATCAAGCTATAGTAACCGTCGGTGGACGGTAATACAGGAAATTGAGCATGGCAGAAGATAAAGACAACAATGATACGGAACAAACTGAAGAGCAAGCCGGCGGTAAGAAGAAAAAGCTGATTCTCTTCGGTGGTATCGGTATTGTGTTAATTATTGCCGTAGTCTTAGTGTTGTGGCTATTTGCTGGCTCGTCTGAGAACGAGTCGGCTGCTGCCGCAGATGGCGAGAGCAGTGCGGTCGCGCCGTCGTCATCGCAACGCCCGGAAATTGGCAATGCACTTTATGTTGGGATGCCCCGGCCTTTCGTTTTCATTGTTCCGGGCGACTCACGTGAGCGAACAGTACAAATTAAAGCGCAGCTAATGGTGCGCGGCGAAGAAAGTGAAGAACTGGCGAAAAAGCATATTCCCTTAATTGAAGGCACGTTGCACGAAGTGTTTTCCTCAACCACGGCGGACAGGTTAAAAACAGCCGAAGGTAAAGGGCAATTGCGTGAACTGGCTTTAACCGAAGTTCGCTCTTCGCTTGAAGAAGTAACGGGGAAACCCATTGTTGAACAGGTTTTATTTACCAGCTTGGTAATGCAATAAGTGAGCTATTATGGCTGTGAGTGACTTACTATCTCAAGACGAAATTGACGCGCTGTTGCATGGCGTTGATGACGTTGAAGAAGAGGACACAGAGAAAGAAGCACCCTCTGCGGATGCTCTCGATTATGACTTTTCATCGCAAGATAGAATTGTCCGTGGGCGTATGCCAACACTGGAAATTGTTAATGAGCGTTTCGCCCGGCATATGCGTATCAGCCTATTTAATATGATGCGACGTACTGCAGAAGTGTCTATTAACGGCGTTCAGATGATTAAATTTGGTGAGTATGTGCACAC belongs to Idiomarina sp. PL1-037 and includes:
- the fliL gene encoding flagellar basal body-associated protein FliL, which translates into the protein MAEDKDNNDTEQTEEQAGGKKKKLILFGGIGIVLIIAVVLVLWLFAGSSENESAAAADGESSAVAPSSSQRPEIGNALYVGMPRPFVFIVPGDSRERTVQIKAQLMVRGEESEELAKKHIPLIEGTLHEVFSSTTADRLKTAEGKGQLRELALTEVRSSLEEVTGKPIVEQVLFTSLVMQ